A stretch of Nonomuraea africana DNA encodes these proteins:
- a CDS encoding MurR/RpiR family transcriptional regulator, whose translation MRDGIESLLDGRRLSPVQRRIAHYLSDHLDEAIFLSSVELAERAGVSQPSVTRFAMVLGFGGYPELRQALRPLVLGGRPEGGSLLKGAIDDEIRNLTLIRERLAGLPLKELGESLAATEPLPVLGLRVSSGLATTFAYYARRIHPDVRLLVHGGSELVDGLHAARRAGAEWLVAVVLPRYPAEAVQALDYAGRIGLRTAVITDRPGFPADIVLDAPVGERLVFDSHAAPLALAMALVEAMADAAPLRTQARLEEYERMTEETGTFLTGEPA comes from the coding sequence GTGAGGGACGGAATTGAAAGCCTGCTCGACGGGAGAAGGCTGTCGCCCGTGCAGCGTCGCATCGCGCACTACCTGTCCGATCACCTGGACGAGGCGATCTTCCTGTCCAGCGTGGAGCTGGCCGAGCGGGCGGGCGTGAGCCAGCCGTCGGTGACCAGGTTCGCGATGGTGCTCGGCTTCGGCGGCTATCCCGAGCTCAGGCAGGCGCTCCGCCCTCTCGTGCTGGGCGGCCGGCCGGAGGGCGGCAGCCTGCTCAAGGGCGCCATCGACGACGAGATCCGCAACCTCACGCTCATCCGCGAGCGCCTGGCCGGGCTGCCGCTCAAGGAGCTCGGCGAGTCGCTCGCGGCCACCGAGCCGCTGCCCGTCCTCGGGCTGCGGGTCTCGTCGGGCCTGGCCACGACCTTCGCCTACTACGCCAGGCGCATCCACCCCGACGTCCGCCTGCTCGTGCATGGCGGCTCCGAGCTGGTCGACGGCCTGCACGCGGCGCGCAGGGCGGGCGCGGAGTGGCTGGTGGCGGTGGTGCTGCCGAGGTATCCGGCCGAGGCCGTGCAGGCGCTCGACTACGCGGGCAGGATCGGCCTCCGCACGGCCGTGATCACCGACCGGCCAGGCTTCCCCGCCGACATCGTGCTGGACGCGCCGGTGGGGGAGCGGCTGGTGTTCGACTCGCACGCGGCGCCGCTGGCCCTCGCCATGGCGCTGGTGGAGGCGATGGCCGACGCGGCGCCGCTGCGGACGCAGGCCAGGCTGGAGGAGTACGAGCGGATGACGGAGGAGACGGGGACGTTCCTAACCGGCGAGCCTGCGTAG
- a CDS encoding ABC transporter permease — translation MIRDTSLFFGHEVRNTLRNPVWPLFGIMQPVMYLLLFAPLYAGMAFGGDFGKALVSFAPGMLVITALFGSMGVAYGTIYEIRSGVLERIAVSPAWRPAIVLGRMLRDVVALMIQSLAFILIAIVMGLRVSPAALVLMLLLLGVTGLFSSGVAYGLALSLRDENAMGQIMQFFALPLMLLSGALLPMALGPDWLERVAWFTPFYHPVEAGRSLFAGVLTDSSIPVAFGVMLALAALTVTWSVRSLRRLAG, via the coding sequence ATGATCCGCGACACCTCGCTGTTCTTCGGCCACGAGGTCAGGAACACCCTGCGCAACCCGGTCTGGCCGCTGTTCGGCATCATGCAGCCGGTGATGTACCTGCTGCTGTTCGCCCCGCTCTACGCGGGCATGGCCTTCGGCGGCGACTTCGGCAAGGCGCTGGTCTCCTTCGCGCCGGGCATGCTGGTGATCACCGCGCTGTTCGGCTCGATGGGCGTCGCCTACGGCACGATCTACGAGATCCGCAGCGGCGTGCTCGAGCGCATCGCGGTCAGTCCCGCCTGGCGCCCGGCGATCGTGCTCGGCAGGATGCTGCGCGACGTGGTCGCCCTCATGATCCAGTCGCTCGCGTTCATCCTCATCGCCATCGTCATGGGCCTGCGCGTCAGCCCGGCGGCGCTGGTGCTCATGCTGCTGCTCCTGGGCGTGACCGGTCTGTTCTCCTCCGGCGTGGCGTACGGCCTGGCGCTCAGCCTGCGCGACGAGAACGCGATGGGGCAGATCATGCAGTTCTTCGCGCTCCCCCTGATGCTGCTGTCGGGCGCGCTGCTCCCGATGGCACTCGGTCCCGACTGGCTGGAGCGGGTCGCCTGGTTCACGCCCTTCTACCACCCGGTCGAGGCGGGCAGGTCGCTGTTCGCCGGCGTCCTGACCGACTCTTCCATCCCGGTGGCCTTCGGCGTCATGCTCGCCCTGGCCGCGCTCACCGTGACCTGGTCGGTTCGCTCCCTACGCAGGCTCGCCGGTTAG
- a CDS encoding ATP-binding cassette domain-containing protein produces the protein MIISAQGLKKSFTTKSRKGTQTVEAVKGVDLEVKSGEIYGVLGPNGAGKTTTIRMLATLIAPDAGTAVIAGHDLVKEPAQIRRKLGYVSQAGGVEEQNTPRAQVVFAAKIYGVPDPAKAAEEILKKFDLSDIADRPGRTLSGGQKRRVAIALGLVHTPPLLFLDEPTTGLDPQNRANLWDRIKELREQGTSVLLSTHYLEEADALCDRLAIVDHGVVVAEGTPAELKRSVSGDVVTLRLDGLERAAEVLAPLVAQTRVDEDVLRVYVDDGEHALPSLLRTLEADGLSLRSITMERATLDDVFLAKTGRSLRDTGAAA, from the coding sequence ATGATCATCAGTGCTCAAGGGTTAAAGAAGAGCTTCACCACCAAGAGCAGAAAGGGCACCCAGACCGTCGAGGCGGTCAAGGGCGTCGATCTCGAGGTGAAGAGCGGCGAGATCTACGGCGTCCTCGGCCCCAACGGGGCGGGCAAGACCACCACGATCCGCATGCTGGCCACCCTCATCGCCCCCGACGCCGGCACCGCCGTGATCGCCGGCCACGACCTGGTCAAGGAGCCGGCCCAGATCCGCCGCAAGCTCGGGTACGTGAGCCAGGCGGGCGGCGTGGAGGAGCAGAACACCCCTCGCGCCCAGGTCGTCTTCGCCGCCAAGATCTACGGCGTGCCCGACCCCGCGAAGGCGGCCGAGGAGATCCTCAAGAAGTTCGACCTGTCCGACATCGCCGACCGGCCCGGCCGTACGCTCTCGGGCGGGCAGAAGCGCCGCGTCGCCATCGCCCTCGGCCTGGTCCACACGCCCCCGCTGCTCTTCCTCGACGAGCCGACCACGGGGCTCGACCCGCAGAACCGCGCCAACCTCTGGGACCGCATCAAGGAGCTGCGCGAACAGGGCACGAGTGTCCTGCTCAGCACCCACTACCTGGAGGAGGCCGACGCGCTCTGCGACCGCCTGGCGATCGTCGACCACGGCGTGGTCGTCGCCGAGGGCACCCCCGCCGAGCTCAAGCGCTCGGTCTCGGGCGACGTGGTCACGCTCAGGCTCGACGGCCTGGAGCGGGCCGCCGAGGTCCTCGCGCCGCTCGTGGCACAGACCCGTGTCGACGAGGACGTGCTGCGGGTCTACGTCGACGACGGCGAGCACGCCCTGCCGTCGCTCCTGCGCACGCTGGAAGCCGACGGGCTCTCGCTGCGCTCGATCACCATGGAGCGGGCCACGCTCGACGACGTCTTCCTGGCCAAGACCGGCCGTTCCCTCCGCGACACCGGAGCCGCCGCATGA
- a CDS encoding PadR family transcriptional regulator produces the protein MSTTRVLILGTLLDEPLNGYQVRRRLETMGADNWANVAFGSIYHGLGKMAEEGLLDVVESSKGGKTVYAINDTGRFEFHRLLMSLWYEIGPIVDPFQVAMTFMDRMDRAHLIGALRFRSEELKRSIAMLDRALGAKQAFGAPRHIDENLRLSSGMLAAQLAWVEEAAKKVEEGDLP, from the coding sequence GTGTCAACAACGCGGGTTCTGATCCTCGGCACTCTGCTCGACGAGCCGCTCAACGGCTACCAGGTACGGCGTCGCCTCGAAACCATGGGCGCGGACAACTGGGCCAACGTCGCCTTCGGCTCGATCTACCACGGCCTCGGCAAGATGGCCGAGGAAGGGCTGCTCGACGTCGTCGAGAGCAGCAAGGGCGGCAAGACCGTCTACGCCATCAACGACACCGGGCGCTTCGAGTTCCATCGCCTGCTCATGTCGCTGTGGTACGAGATCGGGCCGATCGTCGATCCCTTCCAGGTGGCCATGACGTTCATGGACAGGATGGACCGGGCCCATCTGATCGGCGCCCTCCGGTTCAGGTCCGAGGAGCTCAAACGGTCGATCGCCATGCTCGACCGGGCGCTCGGCGCCAAGCAGGCCTTCGGCGCGCCCCGCCACATCGACGAGAACCTGCGCCTCAGCAGCGGCATGCTCGCCGCCCAGCTCGCCTGGGTGGAGGAGGCCGCCAAGAAGGTCGAAGAAGGAGACCTCCCCTGA
- a CDS encoding SDR family oxidoreductase — MKTALITGASRGVGEAIARALAPTHRLILGGRDRAVLDKVAADLPDATAWPVELSEVTAADVAGLESLDVLVHSAGVVTLGAIADTPAEVWRRTMEINVVAVAELTRLLLPALRAAGGHVVLINSGAGQRANPGWVSYAASKFALRAFADGLRLEEPSLRVTSVYPGRVATDMQRGVRAQEGGEFEPSKYLEPETVARAVLAAVTAGPDAHLTELTLRPSEGPVS; from the coding sequence ATGAAGACGGCACTGATCACAGGAGCGTCCAGAGGCGTCGGCGAGGCGATCGCGCGAGCGCTGGCTCCCACCCATCGGCTGATCCTCGGCGGGCGCGACCGGGCCGTGCTCGACAAGGTGGCCGCCGACCTTCCCGACGCCACGGCGTGGCCGGTGGAGCTGTCGGAGGTCACGGCGGCCGACGTGGCCGGCCTCGAATCCCTGGACGTGCTCGTGCACAGCGCGGGAGTGGTCACCCTGGGCGCCATCGCCGACACGCCCGCCGAGGTGTGGCGGCGGACCATGGAGATCAACGTGGTCGCGGTGGCCGAGCTGACCCGCCTGCTGCTTCCCGCCCTGCGCGCGGCGGGCGGGCACGTGGTGCTCATCAACTCCGGCGCCGGCCAGCGGGCCAACCCGGGCTGGGTCTCCTATGCGGCCAGCAAGTTCGCCCTGCGCGCCTTCGCCGACGGGCTGCGCCTGGAGGAGCCCTCGCTCAGGGTGACCAGCGTCTACCCCGGGCGCGTCGCCACCGACATGCAGCGCGGCGTCCGGGCGCAGGAGGGCGGGGAGTTCGAGCCGTCGAAGTACCTGGAGCCCGAGACCGTGGCGCGGGCCGTGCTGGCCGCCGTGACGGCGGGCCCCGACGCCCACCTGACCGAGCTCACCCTCCGCCCGAGCGAGGGACCCGTCTCCTAG
- a CDS encoding allantoate amidohydrolase — MLDELARIGRDPATNGYVRDAWSPADLELREWFGQEAVRRGLDLHDDRNGNLWAWWGDPGREPGVVTGSHLDSVRQGGAFDGPLGVVSAFAALDLLRARGFRPARPIGVACFTDEEGARFGVPCMGSRLLTGVLDPDRARGLTDDAGDTLADVLRRAGRKPSALGRDDETLARVGVFVELHVEQGRGLVDLGAPVGVASAIWPHGRWRFDFHGEANHAGTTRLEDRDDPMLAYARAVLEAREAAGRHGVVATFGKVRVSPNNANAVPGLVSAWLDARGATEKDVRALVAELSRGQQVSEESWTPVVDFDVPLRDRLAAVVGGGRPAPVLPTGAGHDAGILASAGVPSAMLFVRNPTGVSHSPKEHAEPDDCARGVEALAAVLEELTR; from the coding sequence ATGCTGGACGAACTCGCGCGCATCGGACGAGACCCCGCGACCAACGGCTACGTGAGAGACGCCTGGTCTCCCGCGGACCTGGAGCTTCGCGAGTGGTTCGGGCAGGAGGCCGTCAGGCGCGGCCTCGACCTGCACGACGACCGCAACGGCAACCTGTGGGCGTGGTGGGGTGACCCGGGGCGCGAGCCAGGCGTGGTCACCGGCAGCCACCTCGACTCCGTACGGCAGGGCGGCGCCTTCGACGGCCCCCTGGGCGTCGTGTCCGCCTTCGCCGCCCTCGACCTGCTCAGGGCGCGCGGGTTCCGCCCCGCCAGGCCCATCGGCGTCGCCTGCTTCACCGACGAGGAGGGCGCCAGGTTCGGCGTGCCGTGCATGGGCTCGCGGCTGCTGACGGGGGTGCTCGACCCGGACAGGGCGAGGGGGCTCACCGACGACGCGGGCGACACGCTCGCCGACGTGCTGCGCAGGGCAGGAAGGAAGCCCTCGGCGCTGGGCAGGGACGACGAGACCCTCGCGCGCGTCGGCGTCTTCGTCGAGCTGCACGTCGAGCAGGGGCGCGGCCTCGTCGACCTGGGCGCGCCCGTCGGCGTGGCCAGCGCCATCTGGCCGCACGGCCGGTGGCGCTTCGACTTCCACGGCGAGGCCAACCACGCGGGCACCACGCGCCTGGAGGACAGGGACGACCCGATGCTCGCCTACGCCCGCGCCGTGCTGGAGGCCAGGGAGGCGGCCGGCCGTCACGGAGTCGTGGCGACGTTCGGCAAGGTCCGCGTGTCGCCGAACAACGCCAACGCGGTGCCCGGGCTGGTCTCGGCCTGGCTGGACGCGCGCGGGGCCACCGAGAAGGACGTGCGGGCGCTGGTGGCCGAGCTGTCGCGGGGGCAGCAGGTCAGTGAGGAGTCGTGGACCCCCGTCGTCGACTTCGACGTGCCGCTGCGCGACCGGCTGGCCGCCGTCGTGGGCGGCGGCAGGCCCGCGCCCGTGCTGCCGACCGGCGCCGGACACGACGCGGGCATCCTCGCCTCCGCCGGTGTCCCCTCCGCGATGCTGTTCGTGCGCAACCCCACGGGCGTCTCCCACTCGCCGAAGGAGCACGCCGAGCCCGACGACTGCGCGCGCGGGGTGGAAGCCCTCGCCGCCGTGCTGGAGGAGCTGACCCGATGA
- a CDS encoding formimidoylglutamate deiminase, which translates to MTVYWCERALLPDGVADGVVIHVEGRRIAAVERGERQGVVLEGLTIPGLANAHSHAFHRALRGTTQAGKGDFWTWRDQMYDVAAVLDPDTYLRLARAVYAEMAMAGVTCVGEFHYLHHGPGGVPYDDPNEMGHALIQAAREAGLRIALLDTCYLTGGMGTALVGAQERFGDGTALRWAARAEQLAAAYKGQEDVETGAAIHSVRAVPPEQMGVVADFSHRHAVPLHAHVSEQRAENAACVERYAATPVQLLHEHGALGPRSTAVHATHLTDVDIELLGHSRTHVCMCPTTERDLADGIGPARPLFDRGSPITLGSDSHAVIDLFEEARAVELNERLASEKRGHWRAHELLCAATGAGHASLGFPDAGLLVPGAWADLVSVRLDSVRTAGATRETAVESVVFAATAADVHSVISGGRRIVERGRHELGEAGQMLNEAMGAIR; encoded by the coding sequence ATGACCGTCTACTGGTGCGAGCGCGCCCTGCTGCCCGACGGCGTCGCCGACGGCGTCGTCATCCACGTGGAGGGACGGCGGATCGCCGCCGTCGAGCGGGGCGAGCGGCAGGGCGTCGTCCTGGAGGGCCTGACGATCCCCGGCCTCGCCAACGCCCACTCCCACGCCTTCCACCGGGCCCTGCGCGGCACGACACAGGCGGGCAAGGGCGACTTCTGGACCTGGCGCGACCAGATGTACGACGTGGCGGCCGTCCTGGATCCCGACACCTATCTCCGCCTGGCCAGGGCGGTCTACGCCGAGATGGCGATGGCGGGCGTCACCTGCGTGGGCGAGTTCCACTACCTGCATCACGGGCCGGGCGGCGTGCCGTACGACGACCCGAACGAGATGGGGCACGCGCTGATCCAGGCCGCGCGCGAGGCGGGCCTGCGCATCGCGCTGCTCGACACCTGCTACCTGACCGGCGGCATGGGCACCGCGCTCGTCGGCGCGCAGGAGCGCTTCGGCGACGGGACCGCCCTACGGTGGGCGGCCAGGGCGGAGCAGCTCGCCGCCGCCTACAAGGGCCAGGAGGACGTGGAGACCGGCGCTGCCATCCACTCCGTGCGCGCGGTGCCGCCCGAGCAGATGGGCGTGGTCGCCGATTTCTCCCACCGCCATGCCGTCCCGCTGCACGCGCACGTCTCCGAGCAGCGCGCGGAGAACGCCGCCTGCGTCGAGCGCTACGCCGCCACCCCCGTGCAGTTGCTGCACGAGCACGGCGCCCTCGGCCCCCGCTCGACCGCCGTGCACGCCACCCACCTCACCGACGTGGACATCGAGCTGCTCGGCCATTCGCGCACCCACGTGTGCATGTGCCCCACGACCGAGCGCGACCTGGCCGACGGCATCGGCCCCGCCCGCCCGCTGTTCGACAGGGGCTCGCCGATCACGCTCGGCTCCGACAGCCACGCGGTGATCGACCTGTTCGAGGAGGCGCGAGCGGTCGAGCTGAACGAGCGCCTGGCCAGCGAGAAGCGCGGGCACTGGCGCGCGCACGAGCTGCTGTGCGCCGCCACCGGCGCGGGCCACGCCTCGCTCGGCTTCCCCGACGCGGGCCTGCTGGTCCCAGGGGCGTGGGCCGACCTGGTGTCGGTCCGCCTCGACTCGGTCCGTACGGCAGGCGCGACACGGGAGACGGCCGTGGAGTCCGTCGTGTTCGCCGCGACGGCCGCCGACGTGCACAGTGTGATCTCGGGGGGCCGCAGGATCGTCGAGCGGGGCCGCCACGAGCTGGGAGAGGCCGGGCAGATGCTGAACGAGGCGATGGGAGCCATCAGATGA
- the hutI gene encoding imidazolonepropionase, with amino-acid sequence MSGRSILIDGIGSLFDGDTEHHDAALVMEGDTIAWVGPSGQAPDADERVDADGRGVIPGFVDSHAHLVFAGDRTSEFNARMSGQSYTAGGIRTTVAATRAAGDAELATRAAALVAEMAAQGTTTVEIKSGYGLTIEDERRSLEIATSLTDETTYLGAHVVPASTDPDSYVRTVTGEMLRACAPYAKWVDVFCERGAFDGDQTREILQAGIKAGLLPRVHANQLTEGPGVRIAVELDAASADHCTHLSDADVDALAASRTVATLLPGAEFSTRSPYPDARRLIDAGVTVAIATDCNPGSSFTSSMPFCVALAVREMRMTPAEAIRAATAGGARALRRDDIGRLVPGARADVVLLDAPSFVHLAYRPGVPLVHRVWRGGEEPAPRHPLVGGA; translated from the coding sequence ATGAGCGGGCGGAGCATCCTGATCGACGGGATCGGGTCGCTGTTCGACGGGGACACCGAGCACCACGACGCCGCGCTCGTCATGGAGGGCGACACGATCGCCTGGGTGGGCCCCTCCGGCCAGGCGCCCGACGCCGACGAGCGGGTGGACGCGGACGGGCGTGGCGTCATCCCCGGCTTCGTCGACAGCCACGCCCACCTGGTCTTCGCCGGTGACCGTACCTCAGAGTTCAACGCGCGGATGTCGGGACAGAGCTACACCGCGGGCGGCATCCGCACCACGGTCGCCGCGACCAGGGCGGCGGGCGACGCCGAGCTGGCCACGCGGGCCGCCGCGCTGGTGGCCGAGATGGCGGCGCAGGGCACCACCACCGTCGAGATCAAGAGCGGCTACGGGCTGACGATCGAGGACGAGCGGCGCTCGCTGGAGATCGCCACCTCGCTGACCGACGAGACGACCTACCTGGGCGCCCACGTGGTGCCCGCCAGCACCGACCCCGACTCCTACGTCAGGACCGTGACGGGGGAGATGCTGCGGGCCTGCGCGCCGTACGCCAAGTGGGTGGACGTCTTCTGCGAGCGCGGAGCGTTCGACGGGGACCAGACACGCGAGATCCTGCAGGCCGGCATCAAGGCGGGGCTGCTGCCGCGCGTGCACGCCAACCAGCTCACCGAGGGGCCGGGGGTGCGCATCGCGGTCGAGCTCGACGCGGCCTCCGCCGACCACTGCACGCACCTGTCCGACGCGGACGTGGACGCCCTGGCCGCCTCCCGCACGGTGGCCACGCTGCTGCCCGGCGCGGAGTTCTCCACCCGCTCGCCCTATCCCGACGCGCGCAGGCTGATCGACGCGGGCGTCACCGTGGCGATCGCCACCGACTGCAACCCCGGCTCCTCCTTCACCTCGTCGATGCCGTTCTGCGTCGCGCTGGCCGTGCGGGAGATGCGGATGACCCCGGCGGAGGCGATCAGGGCCGCGACCGCCGGCGGGGCGCGGGCGCTGCGCCGCGACGACATCGGCAGACTGGTCCCGGGCGCGCGGGCAGACGTCGTGCTGCTGGACGCGCCCTCGTTCGTGCACCTGGCCTACCGGCCGGGCGTGCCGCTGGTCCATCGGGTGTGGCGCGGCGGCGAGGAGCCGGCCCCGCGTCATCCCTTGGTCGGAGGCGCGTAA
- a CDS encoding sigma-70 family RNA polymerase sigma factor — protein sequence MARPTGNRTAEVTDRDLLGTYLAEIGRVPLLTAEEEVELAKRIEAGLFAEQLLDRGGSEPRIGDAADEELERLAISGQRAKDEFIQANLRLVVAVARKYSGRGMPLIDLVQEGNLGLVRAVEKFDYRRGYKFSTYATWWIRQSVGRAIHEQARPVRLPTHAGEQMTRLMRVRRDMLAEFDVEPTDDDLAKVLDLPIERVRELRRWAADPVSLQLGVGDEDETELGDMIADETWADPEQQAIEILERERLDDWLTGLEGVTSEMLRWRYGLIDGREHTLTEVGERYGIGRDRARRIERDALARLRKMATTAA from the coding sequence ATGGCAAGGCCTACGGGGAATCGCACGGCGGAGGTCACTGATCGTGACCTGCTCGGGACCTATCTGGCGGAGATAGGCAGGGTCCCGCTGCTCACTGCGGAAGAGGAAGTGGAGCTCGCCAAGCGGATCGAGGCGGGGCTGTTCGCGGAGCAGTTGCTCGACAGAGGGGGCTCGGAGCCGCGCATCGGGGACGCGGCGGACGAGGAGCTCGAACGCCTGGCCATTTCCGGGCAGCGGGCCAAGGACGAGTTCATCCAGGCCAACCTGCGCCTGGTCGTCGCCGTGGCCAGGAAGTACTCAGGCAGGGGGATGCCGCTGATCGACCTGGTCCAGGAGGGGAACCTGGGCCTGGTGCGCGCGGTGGAGAAGTTCGACTACCGGCGGGGTTACAAGTTCTCGACCTACGCCACCTGGTGGATCCGCCAGTCGGTCGGCCGCGCCATCCACGAGCAGGCCAGGCCGGTGCGCCTGCCCACGCACGCGGGTGAGCAGATGACCAGGCTGATGCGGGTACGTCGCGACATGCTGGCCGAGTTCGACGTCGAGCCCACCGACGACGACCTCGCCAAGGTGCTCGACCTGCCGATCGAGCGGGTGCGCGAGCTGCGCCGCTGGGCCGCCGACCCCGTGTCGCTGCAGCTTGGCGTCGGCGACGAGGACGAGACCGAGCTGGGCGACATGATCGCCGACGAGACCTGGGCCGACCCCGAGCAGCAGGCGATCGAGATCCTCGAGCGCGAGCGCCTCGACGACTGGCTGACCGGGCTCGAGGGGGTCACGAGCGAGATGCTCCGCTGGCGCTACGGGCTGATCGACGGGCGCGAGCACACGCTCACCGAGGTCGGCGAGCGTTACGGCATCGGCCGCGACCGCGCCCGCCGCATCGAGCGCGACGCGCTGGCCCGCCTGAGGAAGATGGCGACCACGGCGGCCTGA
- a CDS encoding class I SAM-dependent methyltransferase: protein MNWNFVRGHLPPAPARVIEIGCGPLGGFVPDLLSAGYDAAGVDPDAPEGRPYHRMEFEAYEPDAPADAVVACTSLHHVRDLDEVFGKVAGALKPDGGFVVVEWARELFDEDTARWCFSRLPDDGDDTWLHRHRDGWTASGEPWAAYVGDWAAREGLHTGAELEAALGRWFEPLRFERGPYFFTEEDGGAAERAAIAAGLIRATGIRYAGRPLRR, encoded by the coding sequence ATGAACTGGAACTTCGTGCGGGGCCACCTGCCGCCCGCGCCCGCGCGGGTGATCGAGATCGGCTGCGGACCGCTCGGAGGGTTCGTCCCCGACCTGCTCTCCGCCGGGTACGACGCGGCCGGTGTCGACCCCGACGCGCCCGAAGGCAGGCCGTACCACCGGATGGAGTTCGAGGCGTACGAGCCGGACGCGCCCGCGGACGCGGTCGTGGCGTGCACGTCGCTGCACCACGTGCGCGACCTGGACGAGGTGTTCGGCAAGGTCGCGGGCGCGCTGAAGCCGGACGGCGGGTTCGTGGTGGTCGAGTGGGCCAGGGAGCTGTTCGACGAGGACACGGCCCGCTGGTGCTTCTCACGGCTGCCGGACGACGGGGACGACACCTGGCTGCACCGGCACAGGGACGGCTGGACGGCCTCTGGAGAGCCCTGGGCGGCCTACGTCGGCGACTGGGCCGCCCGTGAGGGCCTGCACACGGGGGCGGAGCTGGAGGCGGCGCTGGGCCGCTGGTTCGAGCCGCTGCGGTTCGAGCGCGGCCCCTACTTCTTCACCGAGGAGGACGGCGGCGCGGCCGAGCGGGCCGCGATCGCCGCGGGGCTCATCAGGGCGACCGGCATCCGTTACGCGGGCCGCCCTCTTCGCCGCTGA
- a CDS encoding ABC transporter substrate-binding protein, with protein sequence MTFPLARATAAVLLSALALTACGASTPGENATGPTRLIKHAMGETKVPETPKKVVVLDTDKLDTMVSLGLAPAGAAQAAENQKWPAYLGSTLSATKSVGTLQQPNLEAISALKPDLILGSKFRQAPFYDKLSKIAPTVFTEKVGVTWKENFLLDADALGKKAQAEQLLAAYESRAEQVGARFAKLEVSIVRFMPTEIRMYGPESFSGIVLGDAGIARPEVQRLAGQEDKRFGKLSQENIAQADGDALFYSAYGDAAAQSQAEVTGGPLWKNLGAVKKGTAHNVDDEVWMLGIGVTAAGKILDDLAKYLTPLA encoded by the coding sequence ATGACCTTCCCCCTGGCCAGAGCCACGGCCGCCGTCCTGCTGTCCGCCCTCGCCCTCACCGCCTGCGGCGCCTCCACCCCCGGGGAGAACGCGACCGGCCCGACGAGGCTGATCAAGCACGCGATGGGCGAGACGAAGGTGCCTGAAACCCCCAAGAAGGTCGTCGTGCTCGACACCGACAAGCTCGACACGATGGTGTCGCTCGGGCTGGCCCCCGCCGGCGCCGCCCAGGCGGCCGAGAACCAGAAGTGGCCCGCCTACCTCGGTTCGACGCTGTCGGCGACGAAATCGGTCGGCACCCTGCAGCAGCCGAACCTCGAGGCGATCTCGGCGCTGAAGCCCGATCTCATCCTCGGCAGCAAGTTCCGCCAGGCGCCCTTCTACGACAAGCTCAGCAAGATCGCGCCGACGGTGTTCACCGAGAAGGTGGGCGTCACGTGGAAGGAGAACTTCCTCCTCGACGCCGACGCGCTGGGCAAGAAGGCCCAGGCCGAGCAGCTGCTGGCGGCCTACGAGAGCCGCGCCGAGCAGGTCGGCGCCCGGTTCGCCAAGCTCGAGGTGAGCATCGTCCGGTTCATGCCGACCGAGATCAGGATGTACGGCCCCGAGTCCTTCAGCGGCATCGTGCTCGGCGACGCCGGCATCGCCAGGCCCGAGGTCCAACGGCTGGCCGGTCAGGAGGACAAGCGGTTCGGCAAGCTCAGCCAGGAGAACATCGCCCAGGCCGACGGCGACGCCCTGTTCTACAGCGCGTACGGCGACGCCGCCGCGCAGAGCCAGGCCGAGGTGACCGGCGGGCCGCTGTGGAAGAACCTGGGCGCGGTCAAGAAGGGCACCGCGCACAACGTCGACGACGAGGTGTGGATGCTCGGCATCGGCGTCACGGCCGCCGGCAAGATCCTCGACGACCTGGCCAAGTACCTCACGCCCCTGGCCTGA